TCGTCGCCGTCGCGATCGTGTACGCGGCCTCGATACTCGGGATCGTCACCCCCGAGGCGCTGGGCATCCCGGGCGCCTAGCCCCGACCGAAATCGATCGCTACCGGAAACAGATGCGATATTCCCAGCCGGAGAGAACGACGGCAATCGCTTTTTCACCGCGGACGAGTGTCTCGCATACGCCCGATGTACGAGACACTCCTCGTTCCAACCGACGGCAGCGACCAGGCGGCGGTCGCCGCGAGCCACGCGATCGACATCGCAGCGACGCGGTCGGCGACGGTCCACGTCCTCTCGGTCGTCGACGACCGCGCGTTCCTCGTCCTCGACGAGGACCGCGTCGAGACGGTTCGCGAAGACCTGCGAGCGAACGCCCGCGACGCGATCGACGACGTCGCGACGAGCGCGGCGGCCCGCGACCTCGCGGTCGAGACGGCCACCGACACGGGCCACCCCGCCGAATGCATCGTCGACTACGCGGCCGACCGCGACGTCGACATGATCGTGATGGGGACCAGCGGCGACGAGTACGAGACCAACGTCGTCGGAAGCGTCTCCCAGCGGGTCGTTCGCGAGGCCCCCGCGCCCGTCCTGACCGTCGGACCGGACGTCGAGGGCTGACCGGGGTCTGCAACCACATAGATTGATGTGTAACCCGTCGCTAGTAGGGAGAACATGCGTCGATCGCTCGTGATTGCGCTCGCGTTATTCGTTCTCGCCCTGCTCTTCGTCGGCGGCCCCTCGTTGCTGTTCTCTCCCTCGACCGAGTCCGTCTCCCCGAACGAGACGGAGGTGTCGCCCAAGATGACCGAACTCGAGGACTCCGAAAGCCGGTTCTGGCGATACTTGAGCCCCGAGGAGCGGTTCAAGCAGCGGAGTCCGATCAACGTGATCGTTCGCGGCGACGTCGACGACGTCGAGCGGGTGTTGACCGAAGCTAGCGACGGCGACTGGGCGGAAATCAACGAGAGCGAGGTCGAAGCGGGACCGGAGACCTACACGCTCACCGGCGGCGGCAACCGCTCCGACGATCCCGAGGACAACGAGACGGCGGGCAACGAGCCGACCGTCGACGAGCCGCCCGCGAACGACACCCCCAACGACTCCGAGGCGGCCAACGACTCGTCGGGTCCCGTCCCCAACCTCGAGTGGGGCGAAGCCGACGGCGGCACTCGCTACGCCTACCTCGATCCCGGCCCCGACGAGCCCGGCTACTGGACGACCGAGACGCGGCAACTCGAGGACGGCGACTACTACGGCCAGCGCTACCACATCAGGCTCTACGAGAGCCCCAACGAGGACGACCAGTGGGTGATCATGCAGACCCACTCGGAACACTTCGATTGGTTCACGCTCCGCCACCGCGTCCACGGCTCCCAGGACGCCCAGACGAAAGTCGAGAACGACTTCATGAAGCATCCGCGCGTCGACGTCGAGGAGGACGTCCGCAGAGTGTACCTGAACAACAGGAACTCCAGCGACGCCGACGGCTGGGCGACCGTCGTCGATCTCACCGGGATGATCCTCCTGCCCGGGGCCGTCGGACTCGTCGCGCGCAGACGCGATCGGCTGCTGCGGGCCGACACCGGCAGCCAGACCGACCCCGAACGCATCGCCGACCGAGCGCCGTCGGCCATCGACGACCACTTGACGGACGTCGACCGCCGGCGGATCGCGGCCGCCTACGACCGGATCGAGGTCGGCCACCTGCTCCTCGTCGGCACCATCGTCGGACTCTACTTCGCCGTGCGCTTCGGCGGCCTCGGCCTCGAGCGTCACACCGACTTCCTCACCCCACACCAGATCGCCGGCCTGCTGTACCCGGTGCTCGCCGTCGGAATTCCGACCGCGACCTACCTGGTCGCCGGGACGCTCACTCGCCGGCTCGACGCCGCGCTCGTCGCCGCGGGCTCGCTGGCCGCCGCGATCTGGCTCGATTACGGCTACCTCGGCGTCGATTCGCTGCCCGTCGACGTCGTCCTCCAGCGCATGCTCGTCGTCGTCGCGCTGGGACTGATCGCCGGCGGCGCGGCCAAACGTGCGACCCGCGAGTCGCGGTTCAACGACATGCTGGTCGCGGGCGTCGCGCTCTGGGTGCTCGTCCTCTCCGGAACGCTGTTAGGCTACTTCTGAGGGCGGCTCGCGGCTTTCTTTCTTCCGGAGCGTTCTGAAAAACGACCGATCTGTGGAGGGCGACACCTAAAAGCCTCGGCCGTCATTGTCTATACGAAATGGCTCGCCCATCCCGCCAGCGCGAACGCGAATCAGCATCGACCGAAACCACAGACCAACGCGAGCGCGAGCGGGCGTGTGACGAGTGTTCCGACGGAACGCTCGTCACCAGCGAAGATCAGGGCGAACTCGTCTGTGACCAGTGCGGGCTCGTCGTCGAGGGCTCGAACATCGACCACGGCCCGGAATGGCGCGCGTTCAACCACTCCGAGCGACAGAGCAAGTCCCGCGTCGGCGCGCCGACGACCCAGACGATGCACGACAAGGGGCTGACGACCTCCATCGACTGGAAGAACCAGGACGCCTACGGCCGCTCGATCTCCGCGGACAAGCGCAGTCAGATGCGCCGCCTGCGCAAGTGGCAGGAACGCATCCGCACCAAGGACGCCGGCGAACGCAACCTGCAGTTCGCCCTCAGCGAGATCGATCGGATGGCCTCCTCGCTGGGCATTCCGCGGTCGGTCCGCGAGGTCGCCTGCGTCATCTACCGGCGCGCGTTAGACGAGGACCTCATCCGCGGGCGCTCCATCGAGGGCGTCGCCACCAGCACCCTCTACGCCGCCTGCCGCATGGAGGGCATCCCCCGCAGCTTAGAGGAGGTCGCCGCCGTCTCCCGCGTCGAACGCAAGGAGATCGGCCGCACCTACCGCTACGTCGCCCAGGAGCTCAGCCTCGAGATGGAGCCCGTCGACCCGAAACAGTACACGCCGCGCTTTTGCTCGGAGCTCGACCTCTCGGAGGAGGTCCAGGCCAAGGCCACCGAGATCATCGACACGACGACCGAGAAGGGGCTGCTGTCGGGCAAGTCGCCCACGGGCTACGCCGCCGCCGCGATCTACGCCGCCTCGCTGCTCTGTAACGAGAAGAAGACCCAGCGCGAGATCGCCGAGGTCGCGCAGGTGACCGAGGTGACCATTCGAAACCGGTATCAGGAGCAGATCGAAGCGATGGGCATCTAGCCGCTGGCGCGAACGCGAACGGGATTCCCACAGCCGTCGCGGCCGAGTAGACGACTGGATTTCGACTGGCGTTTCTAATTCCCGACGGATAGCGAGTACTAACGCGTCGTATCGCGGCGATTCGCGTCACTACTCGGCTGCGAGTGAGCGGGAGAAGTATGCGCCGGCCGGGAATTGAACCCGATGGCAAGACCTCACTTCGTTCGGTCTTGCGTGATTCAATTCTCCTTATGGCGCATTCACTCCTCACGTTCGTTCGTCGCAGAAATGCGCCGGCCGGGAATTGAACCCGGGCCGCGAGCTTGGGAAGCTCGAGTCCTACCACTGGACCACCGGCGCTCACTTCGTTCGCGCCGTCATTCGACGGACGTCGTCCGTCTCATCACCGGCGCTCGTATCGAGGTGAGGCGCCGGCTCGTATTAAAAGAAACGGACGACGGCTCCGACGGCTGACGGCTCATCGGCCGCCGGGCAACGGTGCGATCACGACGCGAGCGGGGACTGGCCGGTCATGACCGCCATCATCTGTTCGGCGACGTACTCGTCGTCGATCTTGTAGTGGGCCTTGCGGATCGCCTCGGTCTCCCAGCGGTGGTCCTCGAGGAATCGGATGGCGTCCTGGTTCGTCGCCGGCAGACTCTGGTACACCTTATCGTACTCGTTCTCGGCGGCCCACTGGAGCCCCCGCTCGAGGAGATTGCTGCCGATCCCGTGACCGCGGTACTCCTCGAGCACGCCCATGGTCAGCTCCGCGGTATGCGAGAGCTTCGCGTAGTTGGGCGCCTGCAGGTGGACCCAGCCGACGACGTCGTCGTCGACCGTCGCGACGAAGAAGATCCGAGACGTGATGTCGTTGTGTCGGAAGACGACCTCCTCGTGGTCGAGCAGGTCGACGACGGTCTCGGCGACGAGGTAGTCGTTCTCTTCGGCGACCTGTCGCATCACGCCCACGATCCCCTGCAGATCGCTCTGTTCGGCCGGCCGGATCGTGTACTCCAGCTCGTCGGTCGTGTGCGTCTTCTCTTCGCCGATGTCGATCGCCAGCCGCACGAGCCCCTCCTCGGTCTCGACGTACCCGTCGTCCTCGAGGGTCGAGAGCGTCTCCCCGAGTTCGTCGTCGTCGAACCCGAATTCCGCTTTCAACTGTTGTCGTTCGACGGCCCCGTTTCGCTCGACGAAGTCGTACACCGCCCGCTGGACGTCGGTTTCGAAGTCGCGTTGTTCGATTGCCTGCATGGGAGAGCGTTCTCCGTCGGCGTATTTAGTGATTGGTAGAAGTTAACATAGAACACAGTTTGGCTGGGGAGAATAGCTCCCGGCTGTGGTTCTCTGGGACGGCATTCGCTCGAGTCGCTACTGGGGCGTCCCAGCGGGACCGAACGCGGAAACGGGCGCTGCGCCGGCCGGAGATTGAGCCCGGGCTGCCGGCCAGAGAGGTTCACGTCCTTCCACGAAACCACCCGCGCTCATTTCGTTCGCTCGTTCCCCGTGGCTCGCAACTCCCTCGAATTCGCTCACCACCGGTGCTCACCGACGCCTCGCGGCCGATTTCGCTTCACCGTCCCGCTCCTCCTCGAGACCGTTCCCCGCGACGGGTCATCGATCGGACGCGCGTCCAGTTTTTGCCCCGGAGGCGAGGCTATTAGGACGGGCCAGCCGTACGAACGCCCAGACAGATGCTCGACCTTCGCTTCTCGGAGGCGGAACTGGAACGGCGACGCGATCACATTACCGACTTCGTTCAGTCCCAGGTCGACGCCGCGGGGGCCGACGGCGCCGTCCTCGGACTTTCCGGGGGGATCGACAGCACGCTCACCGCCCACCTCGCCGTCGAGGCGCTGGGCGCCGAGAACGTCCACGGGCTCGTCCTTCCGGCCCGGGTCAGCAGCGAGGGGAACATGAGCGACGCCGAACGCGTCGCCCGGGACCTCGAGATCAGCTACGACGTCATCGAGGTCGAGTCGATCGTCGACGCGCTGCTGAAGGCCTACCCCGAAGCGGAAGGCGACCGCGAGGCCGTCGGGAACGCCCGCGCACGCGTCCGGGCCGTCCTGAACTACCTCGTGGCGAACCACGAGGACCGGCTGGTTCTGGGCACGGGCAACCGCAGCGAGGCCGCGGTCGGCTACTTCACCAAGTACGGCGACGGCGCGGTCGACTGCCACCCGATCGGCAACCTCTACAAGGCACAGGTTCGCCAGCTGGCCCGTCACGTCGGCGTCCCCGAGGAACTCGCGGCGAAGACGGCCACCGCGGAGCTGTGGGCCGACCAGACCGACGAGGACGAGCTGGGCGTCAGCTACGAGACGCTCGACTCGATCCTGGCGACCCACGTCGACGGTCCCCTGTCGGTCGACGCGACGGCCCGCCTGCTCGAGGTCGAGGCGGAGACCGTCGAGACGGTCCGCGGGATGTACGAACGCAGCGAGCACAAACGGCGGGTGCCGCCGGCGCCGGAGCCGCTGGACTGAGCGCGGTCAGTCGGCCCGCGACCGCCAGTTCGGCTCGAGGAGCCCGTACCAGTACGTGTCCTGGTAGTCGCCGTCGACGAACACCTCGTCGCGATGGATCCCTTCCTTCGTGAATCCGACCGACTCGAGCAGCCGCTGCGAGGCCTCGTTGAACTCGAACACGCGGGCCGTGACCTTGTGCAGGCCGAGCTGGTCGAAGCCGTAGGTGACGAACCGCTCGACCGCGTCGGTGGCGTACCCCTGCCGGTGGTAGTCGGGCGCGATCCAGTAGCCGATCTCCGCCCGATCGGCCTCCCGGTCGATCCCGTTGAAGGCGATCGTCCCGACCGGGGTCGAGTCGGTGACGATCAGGAGGTTCACCGTGTCGTCGTCGCAGACGACGTCCTCGAAGAACTGCCGTTCCCGCTCGCGGTTGACGGGTCGCGACCGGCCGATCGGTCGCCAGACGCGCCGGTCGTTGACCGCCGGCCGCAGGAACTCGAGGTCGGCCTCCTCGATCGGTCGGAGATCGACGCTGTCGCCGGAGAGGAACACCGAGTCGGGCATTGATCCACCCTCATCGTGAAACGGCAAAAACATTTCTGAGAGAACAGGTCTTGCGGCACCGCCGCCTCGTCCGCCAGTCGCTACTCGAGGACGGCGTCGATATCGTCCGCGTGAGCCGCGACGAGGTCGCCGAACGCCCGCGCCTCGAGCCGTTCCTGCGTGGCGCGCTCGCCGTCGTCCCGAATCCGGCGTTTCAAGACGGCGAGCGCGTCGGGCGCGTTCTCGGCGATCTCCTCGGCGACCGTCCGCGGCTCGGCTTCGATTCTCGAGATGAGGCCCATGCGCAGGGCGGCGTCGGCGTCGACGGCCCGCCCCGAGAGCGCGAACTCGAGGGCGTCCCCCTCGCCGAGCACGCGAGGCAGGCGGACGGTGCCGCCCCAGGCGCCGAACAGCCCGAACGTGACGCCGGGCTCGCCGTAGGTCGAGTCGGGCGTCCCGACGCGGACGTCGCAGGCCAGCGCGAGTTCGAGGCCGCCGCCGCGGGCGGGGCCGTCGATGCCGGCGACGACGACCGCCGGCGAGTCCTCGATCTTCCGGGCGACCCGCTGGCCCAGCCGGGCGAACTCGACGGCCCGCTCGCGGTCGCCGTCGAGATCGGCGACCGCCTCGAGGTCCGCGCCCGCGGAGAACGCCTCGCCGCGTCCGCGGAGGTAGATCACCGGCTCCTCGGCGTCTTCGATCGCCGTCTCGAGGGCCTCGAGGCCCGCGACGGTCAGCGCGTTGCGCGCGTCGGGGCGGTCGATCGTCACGGTTCGAATCGATCGGTCGACGTTACTGTCCACATCGATCATGTGCGCGAGTCTACCGGACGTTTCCAAAGGTCTTTGGCTCCCCCGTCGTAAGCCGCTATCAATGGATCGAGCCGACAGCTGTCGGCGTGCCGCCTACGAAGCCGTCGCGGACGTGGAGCCGCCGGCGCTGCACGACCGCATCGAGACCACCCTCACTGAAGCATCGATGGTCCCCGGCGTACTGACACTCGAGAGCGCCGCAACTACGGCCGACGGACGCGCCGTCGCCGACTCCGAGCGCAGCGGGGAGACCGACCGCGGTCGCACACAGCGCCGCGGCCGGGACGGAGACCGCGACAGCGACGCGCTCGCGACCCAGGCGGCCGGCGTCCAGCTCATCTACGAGGGGCTGCGGCTGACGCGGTCGCTCGCCCACGACGAACCCTGGGCCGCCGAGGGGAACGGCGACGACGAGAGCGACCTCGCGATCCTCGCCGCCGACATCCTCGTGGCCCGCGGCTTCTACCTGCTCGCTCGCACCGACGCCGCCGGCAAGGCGGTCCGGACCGTCCAGAAATTCGGACGCGACCAGACCCGCCGCGACGCGGTCGCCGATCGCTCGCGTGCGGCGGCCGCCGGTGCCGACGGCGAGCCCACACCGGACGACGACGAGGCGAGAGCGATCGACGCCAACCTCGAGCGCGATATCCTCGAACTCGCGGTCCGAACGGGCGCCGCCGCGGTCGGCGACGCGCCGTCCCAGCGGCTGCTCGCCACCGCCGAGACCCTCGCCGAGACCGTCGGCACCTCTTTCCCGCCGGCAGCGGACTGTCTCGCCGATCTCGAGCCGATGCCCTCCGAACAGTCCCTCGAGGATCCGACGACCGATCGAGCGACGTCGGCGACCGATCCCTGAGTGTGGGTTCGAGTGGCCCGCTACACAGCCCCACGCCCCACCGCAAATCGAAAGCCCTAAAGACGACTCGAGTCAACGAAGAAGTGCGCGCCTGGGTAGCTTAGCGGTAAAGCGCGTCCTTGGTAAGGACGAGAGCCCGGGTTCAAATCCCGGCCTAGGCTCTTATCAGTTTGTTGCTAATCTCGCACAGAACCTTCTCTTGAGAACTCTCTGAGCAGGACTCCAAGTGTTTCTGAAGGGCGTAGTGAAAACGCTTCTATGGACTCCCTCTCATAGCAGACACACTCATAGCAGACACACTATCGAATCGCGCGCGAGTCTCTCGGCCCCGAATTCAGATCGCCGCCTCCAGTGAAACGGTCTAGTACTGATCGAGCCTCGGTAGCGACGTTACGTATCGGGGGTGATCTGACCGCAACAACTCCCGGTTCCTCCAGTAGCTAGCAAAAAAGCGCGGAATACAGCGGACGCATTCGTCGAATTCGAATGATTACTGGCGGTCAAGGGGTCGTTCCGGGTCTGCTCCTATCCCGTTGGTCAATTTCATTGGGAGGATACGGATAGCGGGAGTTCAACCCAATGGCCCGGCCAATCGCGGCGAGAACGGGAAACAGGACGCGCTGGAGAGTCCGTGGCGGCTGCGCTGGAACGACTACAGCAGGGTACGTCCGAATGAGAAGCACCGTCTGGAGGACGCCGATCACGCCCGATAGTTCACCGACTGCGTGGATGGCTGCAAACCGCGCGGTCAGGAACTCCCGCCACCGCCCGGGTGGAGTCACTTCGCGTCTGAATCGGGCTGACTCCGACTCGGTGTATGACACGTGAGGTGTGTTCGGTGGAATGACGATCGCCTCACCAGCACCGACCTTGTACGTCTCTCCATCTGATTCGACTACGAGCTGCCCCGAACGAACGTCGAACCGTTCCTCGGTGTCGGGATGGTAGTGCATCGGTGGTGGCTCGAGGTTTGCCGGCCGCGATTCGTCCCAGATCAGTCGTTCCTCACTGGAGGCGGACTCGTCGAATCAATCTCTCTGGAGGCTTTTAGAACGGGCGTGCGAAATACAGAGAATCTACTCAGAGTGCGATTCATTCACACCGAGAGCGTGTTACCGGATCAGAGCCGACTGCTCTTCGAGTGATTTTGAATCCGCCCTGACCGATGCGTATACTCGCTCGGCCCACTCGCGCGCAATCGGCGCGTCCGTATCGACGAACACCTGCATAAGACCGGTGGTCTCGTCGTAGCCCCCGATCCCGACGCGGTCGTCGAACAGCGCGAGACCGTACGGCAGGTCTTCGCGCGTTCGGAGAGTCAAGTGTCCGCGATCGATCGCTTCGCGGGCGCGCTCGGGGTACGTCTCGAAGAGTTTCTCGACGATGTGCGGCAGGTAGATGATCTCGGTGTCGGTTTCGTCGAACACCCGCCGGTGGAACTCGCCGAGGACCAGCGGTGCCATGTGCGTCGTGTTGAACCCCCGGAACGTCGCCGACTCGTTGGCGAGCGCGACGAACCGCTCGACCGGTTTGTAGGGATCGTCCGGTTCGGCGACGGTGATCGTCGCGTCTACGAACGGCTCGAGGATGAAGTCCCGGTGATCCTCACAGACCGCGTCCAGAAGCGGCGTCATTCTGTGTGCGGTCCGCACGTTCGCCTCGAATCGGAGGACTTCCTCGGCGATGACTGCGCCGCGCCAGGTCAACTGGAATCGGCCATCGACTTTCTCGACGAAACCCCGCTCGTCGAGCCACTGCGTGTACCGGTGGCTCGTCGCCCGCGAGACGTCGAGGCGCGCTTCGATTTCCCGCCGATCGAGCGGTTCCGAAAGCAGCGCTTCGAGGACGGGGCCGTGCCTGACGATGTCGCCGAGGAGGTCCGTATCGATACGATCACCCGCGGCGTCCAGACGCTGGCCGAGGTAACGACGGTTCCGTTCGTTTTCTAGAATCGCCTCGAGGACCGGCGAGCCCGGTGGTAGCCGACTATCCCTGTCCGATCGGTCGCCTTGGTCAGGCACCATGTGACTCACTCTCTAGACAGAGGAAGGCACTGATAGTAACTCTATCCCGTACCTGGTCCGAAACTCGTCTCACCGCTTGAAACGGTACTCTCGATGCCGAACGCTACTCGATGGGTGAGGCCAACATCCGTGCTGTCGTCCGCTTCTGTATGGCACAACAAGCCATCCCCATCGAACAGATCGAACAGTTCGAAGCCGGACTCCACGGCGATCTGATCCGTCCCGAGGATTCCGACTACGACGACGCGCGCGCGGTCTGGAACGGAATGATCGACAAGCGTCCGGGCCTGATTGCCCGGTGTCGGGGCGTCGGCGACGTCATCAGCGCGGTGAACTTCGCGCGCGAGAACGACCTGCTGGTGGCGGTTCGCGGTGGAGGCCACAACGTCGCCGGAACCGCCGTCTGCGACGACGGGCTCGTCATCGATCTCTCCGGGATGAGGGGTGTATGGGTAGATCCTGACGCACGGACAGGACGGGTCCAGGCCGGTGCCACGTGGGCGGATGTCGATCACGAGACGCAGGCCTTCGGTCTCGCAACGCCGGGCGGGGCCGTTTCGGATACGGGCGTCGCAGGGCTCACTCTCGGCGGCGGCATCGGTCACCTTCGCTGCAAGTACGGGTTGGCCTGCGATAACCTCAGGTCGGTTGAGCTGGTTACCGCAGACGGCGAGTTCGTGACTGCCAGCGAGAACGAAAATACGGACCTCTTCTGGGGTCTTCGCGGTGGCGGCGGTAACTTCGGGGTAGTCACCGGTTTCGAGTTCGACCTCCACCCGCTCGGACCCGAGGTGGCGACCTGTCTCGTATTCTATCCGGGGGACCGAATGCGAGAGTGTCTACGCGCGTACCGCGAGTACGTCGCGTCAGCACCCGACGAAGTCAGCACGCTCACGTTGTCGGGTGTGATGCCCGATGAGGAACTGTTCTCCTCGGACGCGGTGGACGATACCAAAATCGCCATCACGGGCTGTTACGCGGGGTCGGTCGAGGACGGTGAGCGCGCGCTCGCGCCCCTGCGGGAGATCGCCGAACCGATCGCCGACGTCAGCGGGACGATGCCGTACGTGGACTACCAGCGGCTCTTCGACGAGGATCACCCCGACGGGATGCGCTACTACTGGAAGTCGCTGTACCTCGACGGTCTGTCGGACTCCGCCATCGATCGAATCGCGTACTGGACCGATGGAGCACCGTCACCGCTCTCGACGGTCGATGTCTGGCAGTTGGGGGGCGCGATCGAACGAGTGGACGTCGAAGACAGTGCGTTCGCGGGACGGCACGCTCCCTTCCTGCTCGGCGTCGAAGCGAACTGGGAGCGCCCGGAGGACGACGACGCGAACGTCGAGTGGGTGCGTGACTGTCTCGACGACATGCGCCAGTTCTCGGACGGGTCGGTGTACCTGAACTTCCCGGGGTTCCTCGAAGAGGGCGACGACATGATGCGGACCACGTTCGGACCGACGTACGAGCGGTTAGTCGCCCTGAAGGACGAGTACGACCCGACGAATCTGTTCAGCCTCAACCAGAACATCACGCCGTCTAAAAACGCCGAGGCCGACGGAGGTGCCTGCCGTGAGTGATCGTGGTGCGGAGACCCCGGTAGTCGGATGCCGGTTATCGACGAACTGGGTCGTCCTACTGAGTATAGCGGTGGGATGCCTGTGCGTCCTACTGGTCGCTCCCGCCCTCGGCGAGTCCGGACAGGCTGCTGCCACGGTCTGTTTCGTGCTGGCTGAAGCGCTCGTCTTGTACGTCGGATACGGGGCGCTGGCGCGGGTTGCTAGCCCGGCCGCCCGTGAAATACTCGTGAGTAGCTGACCGTGGAACCTTTCGGCCTCGGCATCCCGACGATCGGTCTCTTCGTCGGGTTCGGCCTGCTCATCGGCATCCTCTTCGGGTTCTTCGGGATGGGGGGCTCGTTCCTCGTGACGCCGACGCTGTTGGTGATCGGATACCCGGCGCCGGTAGCCGTCGGGAGCGGACTCGCGTTCGTCTTCGGCACCAGTGTTATCGGTGCGCTCAGACACCGCGATCACGGCCAGGTCAGCTACACGCTGGCGGCGGTGATGATTCTCGGAATGACGTTCGGCATCGAGGTCGGCACCCGGATCGTGTTCCTGCTCGCGGATCTCGGCAGCGCTGACGTCGTCATCAGCGCGGCGTACGTTGGCCTTCTCGGCGTTGTCGGACTCTTCGTCCTCCGAGATGCTCGCACTGACGGTACCGAAGTGGGAACGGGTCGAGTCGCTACCGAAGTTCAGTCCATCACGCTCCCACCACTGGTGTCGTTACCTGGCGGTGCGACCGTCTCGGTGTGGGTTATCCTCGCTGTCGGGTCGAGTATCGGCGTCCTCTGTGGATGTCTCGGTGTCGGTGGCGGATTCCTTCTGCTCCCCGTCATGGTCTACGGGTTCGGCATTCCCACTGCAATCGCCGCTGGAACCAGCGCCCTCCAGATTTCGATTTCGGGTGCGTTCGGGACGTTCGTCTACGCCCAGTCGAACGCCGTCGAAATCCCCGTCGTCGCCGCGTTGCTCGTCGGAAGCGGTTTCGGTGCTCGCATCGGTGCAGGTGCGACACGTCTCGTAAACGAATCCGACCTCAAGGGATACTTCGCCGGTATGCTGCTCGCTGGGAGTGTTGCCACCGCAAGTAAGCAGGCGAGTGCGGTATACGAAGTCGAGACGCTCGAGACGGTGAGCGTAGTCCTCATCTTTGGAACTGCAGCTCTGATCAGTGGTGCGATTGTCCGCGCGTCGATCGATTCGCTCGGAACGGATCGACAGCGTGAGCCGCCATGGACCCACTAACTACTAGCACGGCTTCGACTGATACGACGACGGAGGCCGAACGATAAATTGTCCGTCAGTCTGTTGTGGTTTCCGCAGTAATATTGCGGGATTCTTTCGTCGGAACTGAAGTAACTACTGCACCCTATGGCAACAGCTAACACAATACGCGTTGTAACCGCCAGTGGCGCTTGCTCCGATGTCCGGGTATCGAAGGAGATTCTGTCGTGGTAGGCGCAACGACTGGAGGGGACCCATGGCAACATCACTAGCGATCAATACGGAAGCGGTACAACACGGTTGCAACACCAGATGCAGGGGAGCGAGATGACTGACTTCATCGCGTATATCGACCGATCTGTGGTGCACGACGGAAAGTTGGACGATCTCAAACCGGCGATGGCGGAGTTAGTGAACTTCGTCGAGGCCAACGAGCCGGATATACTGGCGTACGACGTCTACTTTAGCGCCGACGGAGACCGGATGACCGTGATGCATATGCACGCCGATCAGGACTCCTTGGAGTTCCACATGGAGGTGGCGGGTCCGAAGTTTCCCCCGATCGGCGAGTTCATCGATCTCGAATCCATCGACGTGTATGGCCACGTAAGCGAGAGCCTCATCCGGCGGCTGAGGGACAAAGCCTCGGAGTTGGGAAGCGGACGCGTGTTAATCCACGAACTTCACCGAGGCGTCGACCGCGTTCCGGACGAGTGAGTCGAGGAGTAGTCGTCCGGTCGGCGATGTGCAGTTCGAGTGCACGTTTGGGATGGTGGGTCTGACCCTCGGCGGCCGCGTCCACCCGAATTCCCGTTCGCATCACTGTTTGCAGACCCTCGAATTCGAACGCCTCACGCCTCAACGGATCATCCGTTCGCTACTCGAACTGGTGCCCGCAGCGCCCATACATTTGCGGCGCAATAATGGCCCGACGGCGTTCTCGATTCTGCCAGATCTTGCTACTCGGACTGTCTGTAAACTTGGTATCGCTCTCACAAAATCAATAGACGATCCTGAGCTATGCTTTTCTCGAGAACTCACACAGAGCGTTGCTACTACCTCTTGCCAGGATATTTCGTTTGACGGAGGGTCCGTCGTCCGTTTGCCGAGCCCCGGACGGGCGG
This portion of the Haloterrigena gelatinilytica genome encodes:
- a CDS encoding DUF7114 family protein, which translates into the protein MDRADSCRRAAYEAVADVEPPALHDRIETTLTEASMVPGVLTLESAATTADGRAVADSERSGETDRGRTQRRGRDGDRDSDALATQAAGVQLIYEGLRLTRSLAHDEPWAAEGNGDDESDLAILAADILVARGFYLLARTDAAGKAVRTVQKFGRDQTRRDAVADRSRAAAAGADGEPTPDDDEARAIDANLERDILELAVRTGAAAVGDAPSQRLLATAETLAETVGTSFPPAADCLADLEPMPSEQSLEDPTTDRATSATDP
- a CDS encoding universal stress protein encodes the protein MYETLLVPTDGSDQAAVAASHAIDIAATRSATVHVLSVVDDRAFLVLDEDRVETVREDLRANARDAIDDVATSAAARDLAVETATDTGHPAECIVDYAADRDVDMIVMGTSGDEYETNVVGSVSQRVVREAPAPVLTVGPDVEG
- a CDS encoding cupin domain-containing protein, which translates into the protein MHYHPDTEERFDVRSGQLVVESDGETYKVGAGEAIVIPPNTPHVSYTESESARFRREVTPPGRWREFLTARFAAIHAVGELSGVIGVLQTVLLIRTYPAVVVPAQPPRTLQRVLFPVLAAIGRAIGLNSRYPYPPNEIDQRDRSRPGTTP
- a CDS encoding GNAT family N-acetyltransferase; its protein translation is MPDSVFLSGDSVDLRPIEEADLEFLRPAVNDRRVWRPIGRSRPVNRERERQFFEDVVCDDDTVNLLIVTDSTPVGTIAFNGIDREADRAEIGYWIAPDYHRQGYATDAVERFVTYGFDQLGLHKVTARVFEFNEASQRLLESVGFTKEGIHRDEVFVDGDYQDTYWYGLLEPNWRSRAD
- a CDS encoding transcription initiation factor IIB, yielding MARPSRQRERESASTETTDQRERERACDECSDGTLVTSEDQGELVCDQCGLVVEGSNIDHGPEWRAFNHSERQSKSRVGAPTTQTMHDKGLTTSIDWKNQDAYGRSISADKRSQMRRLRKWQERIRTKDAGERNLQFALSEIDRMASSLGIPRSVREVACVIYRRALDEDLIRGRSIEGVATSTLYAACRMEGIPRSLEEVAAVSRVERKEIGRTYRYVAQELSLEMEPVDPKQYTPRFCSELDLSEEVQAKATEIIDTTTEKGLLSGKSPTGYAAAAIYAASLLCNEKKTQREIAEVAQVTEVTIRNRYQEQIEAMGI
- a CDS encoding enoyl-CoA hydratase/isomerase family protein; the encoded protein is MIDVDSNVDRSIRTVTIDRPDARNALTVAGLEALETAIEDAEEPVIYLRGRGEAFSAGADLEAVADLDGDRERAVEFARLGQRVARKIEDSPAVVVAGIDGPARGGGLELALACDVRVGTPDSTYGEPGVTFGLFGAWGGTVRLPRVLGEGDALEFALSGRAVDADAALRMGLISRIEAEPRTVAEEIAENAPDALAVLKRRIRDDGERATQERLEARAFGDLVAAHADDIDAVLE
- a CDS encoding NAD+ synthase produces the protein MLDLRFSEAELERRRDHITDFVQSQVDAAGADGAVLGLSGGIDSTLTAHLAVEALGAENVHGLVLPARVSSEGNMSDAERVARDLEISYDVIEVESIVDALLKAYPEAEGDREAVGNARARVRAVLNYLVANHEDRLVLGTGNRSEAAVGYFTKYGDGAVDCHPIGNLYKAQVRQLARHVGVPEELAAKTATAELWADQTDEDELGVSYETLDSILATHVDGPLSVDATARLLEVEAETVETVRGMYERSEHKRRVPPAPEPLD
- a CDS encoding GNAT family N-acetyltransferase — encoded protein: MQAIEQRDFETDVQRAVYDFVERNGAVERQQLKAEFGFDDDELGETLSTLEDDGYVETEEGLVRLAIDIGEEKTHTTDELEYTIRPAEQSDLQGIVGVMRQVAEENDYLVAETVVDLLDHEEVVFRHNDITSRIFFVATVDDDVVGWVHLQAPNYAKLSHTAELTMGVLEEYRGHGIGSNLLERGLQWAAENEYDKVYQSLPATNQDAIRFLEDHRWETEAIRKAHYKIDDEYVAEQMMAVMTGQSPLAS